A section of the Myxocyprinus asiaticus isolate MX2 ecotype Aquarium Trade chromosome 40, UBuf_Myxa_2, whole genome shotgun sequence genome encodes:
- the LOC127431201 gene encoding E3 ubiquitin-protein ligase rififylin-like, with product MDHRPRMCNTCQRLHCTFFERAELMRLKVKDLRDYLHLHDIPTQTCREKEELVELVLAQQTPRGSGSADSGSQPTAPPTPSHPFAEPEPLTEEESEDEEEEEGEELDEEGEELDEDDEEESTGSEETLAHSRRASLSDLSSVEDIEGLSVRQLKEILGRNFVNYQGCCEKWELMEKVTHLFNDQKDLHNLVSNTKKEADDPAEPSGQEENLCKICMDSPIDCVLLECGHMVTCSKCGKRMNECPICRQYVVRAVHVFRS from the exons ATGGATCACAGGCCACGGATGTGCAACACCTGTCAGCGGCTCCATTGCACCTTTTTTGAACGGGCAGAGTTGATGCGGCTGAAGGTGAAGGACCTCCGTGACTACCTCCACCTGCATGATATCCCCACGCAGACGTGCAGAGAAAAGGAGGAGCTGGTGGAGCTGGTGCTGGCTCAACAGACTCCTAGGGGCAGTGGCAGTGCTGACTCTGGTTCTCAGCCAACTGCACCTCCCACACCTTCTCATCCGTTTGCTGAACCTGAGCCCCTAACAGAGGAGGAATCGGAGGACGAGGAGGAAGAAGAGGGCGAGGAACTGGATGAAGAGGGCGAGGAACTGGATGAAGATGATGAGGAAGAG TCAACAGGCAGTGAGGAGACACTGGCACACAGCAGAAGGGCCTCCCTTTCTGACCTGAGCAGCGTGGAGGACATTGAAGGCCTCAGTGTGCGGCAGCTAAAGGAGATTCTGGGTCGCAACTTCGTGAACTACCAGGGCTGCTGTGAGAAATGGGAACTGATGGAGAAGGTCACTCACCTCTTTAATGATCAAAAAGACCTTCACAACCTGG TTtcgaacacaaaaaaagaagcaG ATGACCCTGCTGAGCCCAGCGGCCAGGAGGAGAACCTTTGCAAGATCTGCATGGACTCCCCCATCGACTGCGTGCTGCTGGAGTGTGGCCACATGGTCACATGCAGCAAGTGTGGGAAACGCATGAATGAGTGTCCCATCTGCAGACAATACGTAGTTCGAGCCGTGCATGTCTTCAGATCGTGA